In Paenibacillus sp. 1781tsa1, one DNA window encodes the following:
- a CDS encoding TerD family protein has product MAISVVKGQKSDLTKTNPGLSRLTVGIGWEAASGVELDTSAFLLGSDNKVAGDEDFIFYNQPSTSFITYMDGGQVGGEKKQFAIDLGKIPARIEKIAFSLTIHDGEARRHHFGQVQRGFLRFANAATGQEVMRYDLGSGFTVETAIVIGELYRHNGEWKFNAIGSGFAGGLNALCANFGVDVDGGSDPAPTTSTVPPIAAPTPPPPVPVPEPTPSPVNSINFSKIELKKKGDTINLKKNAGGLGEILINLNWNQQGSKGLFGRSKSVDLDLGCLFEMKDGTRDVIQALGQTFGSLNRFPYIALDGDDRTGSVKTGENLRINGARISEIERILVFTYIYGGVANWSQVDGVVTIQQKDGPDIIVRMNEYGSPLGMCGIAMLRNVNNETFSIERIVQFYNGHQALDEAHDWGMQWVAGRK; this is encoded by the coding sequence ATGGCGATTTCTGTCGTGAAGGGCCAGAAGAGTGATCTGACCAAAACCAACCCGGGCTTGTCCCGTCTAACGGTAGGCATTGGTTGGGAAGCAGCTTCCGGTGTGGAGCTGGATACATCAGCATTTCTTCTGGGTTCAGACAATAAAGTGGCTGGAGATGAGGACTTTATCTTCTATAACCAGCCTTCCACCTCGTTCATCACCTATATGGATGGTGGCCAGGTTGGTGGCGAGAAGAAACAGTTCGCCATCGATCTTGGCAAAATCCCTGCTCGAATTGAGAAAATCGCCTTCAGCTTGACGATTCATGACGGTGAAGCGCGGCGCCATCATTTTGGACAGGTTCAGCGTGGTTTTCTACGGTTTGCCAATGCAGCTACAGGTCAGGAAGTGATGAGATATGATCTGGGCAGCGGTTTTACAGTGGAGACCGCGATTGTCATCGGTGAATTGTATCGCCATAACGGAGAATGGAAGTTCAATGCCATAGGGTCGGGTTTTGCAGGTGGTTTGAATGCACTATGCGCTAACTTTGGTGTGGATGTAGATGGCGGATCAGACCCTGCGCCAACCACATCAACCGTTCCTCCGATAGCTGCACCGACTCCACCGCCCCCGGTACCCGTACCAGAGCCGACACCTTCTCCTGTGAATTCGATCAATTTCAGCAAAATTGAATTGAAGAAGAAGGGAGACACCATTAACCTCAAGAAAAATGCGGGGGGACTTGGTGAAATCCTAATTAACCTGAACTGGAATCAGCAGGGCAGCAAAGGTTTATTTGGTCGCAGCAAGAGTGTGGATCTGGACTTGGGTTGCCTTTTCGAGATGAAGGATGGTACACGAGATGTGATTCAGGCCTTGGGACAGACGTTTGGTTCACTGAACCGTTTCCCTTATATTGCACTAGATGGGGATGACCGGACGGGATCTGTTAAGACGGGAGAGAATCTGCGGATTAATGGTGCCCGTATCTCGGAAATTGAGCGCATTCTGGTCTTTACCTATATTTATGGTGGTGTGGCCAACTGGTCTCAAGTAGACGGTGTGGTAACTATCCAGCAGAAGGACGGCCCGGATATCATTGTCCGAATGAATGAATACGGGAGCCCGCTTGGCATGTGTGGGATCGCGATGTTACGCAATGTGAACAATGAGACATTCAGCATTGAACGAATCGTGCAGTTCTATAATGGGCATCAGGCGTTGGACGAGGCTCATGATTGGGGAATGCAGTGGGTAGCGGGAAGAAAGTAA
- a CDS encoding tellurite resistance TerB family protein: protein MSSFKSWLNSTKQGLEEQVKKFKNKDFMDAVVAGCALVAFADGSIDEAEKNKMAGYIKLSQELKVFDMGEVITRFNHYVANFEFSPEIGKQEALKAIGKFKAKPDVGRVIVGVCSAIGSADGNFDDQEKRVVAEICNVLGLNPGEFNL, encoded by the coding sequence ATGAGTTCATTTAAAAGCTGGTTGAATTCAACAAAACAAGGACTTGAAGAGCAAGTCAAAAAGTTTAAAAATAAAGATTTTATGGACGCGGTAGTTGCAGGCTGTGCACTGGTTGCTTTTGCGGATGGCTCCATTGACGAAGCCGAGAAAAACAAGATGGCCGGCTATATTAAACTGAGCCAGGAATTAAAAGTATTCGACATGGGAGAAGTGATTACACGCTTCAATCATTACGTGGCGAACTTTGAGTTTTCTCCGGAGATCGGGAAGCAGGAAGCGCTGAAAGCTATTGGGAAATTCAAAGCCAAGCCGGATGTGGGACGCGTTATTGTGGGTGTATGCAGTGCAATTGGTTCAGCGGACGGCAACTTTGATGATCAGGAGAAAAGAGTTGTTGCCGAGATTTGCAATGTACTTGGACTGAATCCGGGTGAATTCAATCTCTAA
- a CDS encoding TerD family protein yields the protein MASINLVKGQKIDLTKGNAGLTQVIAGLGWDPVTAKGFFGRKKQADIDCDASAIMLNEEGKLVKDSNLVCFHNKQSACGSVIHSGDNLTGQGDGDDEQIKMDLSRIPADVHKVLIVVNIYDCVNRKQDFGMIEKAYIRILDGKNSSELVKFNLSDNYTGSTALICGELYRHGGEWKFSAIGEGSHAVHINELARRYS from the coding sequence GTGGCAAGCATTAATTTGGTCAAAGGACAGAAGATTGATTTAACCAAAGGCAATGCAGGACTTACGCAGGTGATTGCTGGTCTCGGTTGGGACCCGGTAACTGCCAAAGGATTCTTCGGAAGAAAGAAACAAGCGGATATCGATTGTGATGCATCGGCGATCATGTTGAATGAAGAAGGCAAGTTGGTTAAGGACTCCAACCTGGTTTGTTTCCACAACAAGCAAAGTGCATGTGGTTCGGTTATCCACTCAGGTGACAATTTAACAGGACAGGGAGACGGTGACGATGAACAGATCAAAATGGATCTGTCCCGTATTCCTGCTGATGTTCATAAAGTATTAATCGTTGTTAATATCTACGATTGTGTCAATCGCAAGCAAGATTTTGGCATGATTGAGAAGGCTTATATTCGTATTCTGGATGGTAAAAACTCCAGTGAGCTGGTGAAATTCAATCTATCCGATAACTACACAGGGTCAACCGCGTTGATCTGTGGTGAATTGTATCGTCATGGAGGCGAATGGAAATTCTCGGCAATTGGAGAGGGTTCCCATGCGGTACATATCAATGAACTCGCTCGCAGGTACTCCTAA
- a CDS encoding TerD family protein — protein sequence MTISLAKGQRIDLTKTNPGLTRVVVGLGWDTNKYSGGVDFDLDASAFLLYEDGKAKGADDFVFYNNPSGGAGSVTHTGDNRTGEGDGDDEQVVVDFSKIPAHIHRIGITVTIYDGDGRGQNFGQVSNAFVRVVDAASDREVLRFDLGEDYSTETAVVFCEFYRAGADWKFQAVGSGFTGGLSALCKNYGLDAQ from the coding sequence ATGACGATCAGTCTTGCCAAAGGACAACGTATTGACCTGACTAAGACGAATCCGGGCCTTACCCGTGTGGTAGTTGGTTTAGGTTGGGACACGAACAAATATAGTGGTGGAGTCGATTTTGACCTGGATGCTTCGGCTTTTTTGTTGTACGAAGATGGAAAAGCCAAAGGTGCGGATGACTTTGTTTTTTACAACAATCCAAGCGGTGGTGCAGGATCAGTAACACATACCGGTGACAACCGTACGGGTGAGGGTGACGGCGATGACGAGCAAGTAGTTGTTGACTTCAGCAAAATCCCTGCGCATATTCACCGGATCGGGATTACGGTAACGATCTATGATGGAGATGGACGAGGGCAGAATTTTGGACAAGTCTCCAATGCTTTTGTTCGTGTTGTTGATGCTGCAAGTGATCGGGAAGTGCTTCGGTTCGACCTCGGAGAAGACTACTCTACAGAAACAGCTGTGGTGTTCTGTGAGTTTTACCGTGCAGGTGCGGACTGGAAATTCCAGGCGGTCGGTAGCGGTTTTACGGGCGGACTTTCTGCTCTATGCAAAAATTACGGACTGGATGCACAATAA
- a CDS encoding phosphoribosyltransferase family protein, with the protein MNSSILSGSCPNMNNNKTTFPILDQFSLNVQVTHNPLQLPLESLFSMAARINKKRSFLFVSKLLGKHIPVNPYTSLLSGAALAVLLYEHLTEETEETKVQVAEWKREMVKGLIDPQQARQVYNMLLQEKLSLPEIIRFVGFAETATALGHSMYEMFADHASYIHTTREYVPAMHPDIQFEEEHSHAMSHRCYALDHEAFAGEGPIVLVDDEITTGKTTLNIIRDIQASYPRKQYVIASLLDWRTEADELRFAELEAELGITITPLSLLKGRIEVAGTPQLEATQQDEKLPQHAVTFQISTVADAFDQLHATSEDGEGKRSTASYVQLTGRFGMQSRHNGVLRQEISRIAERLQSQRTGERTLVMGTGEFMYIPMRIAAEMGEGVFYQSTTRSPIHTHPAPGYAVVSGAGYASPEDASVRNFIYNIAPGQYDEIFVLLERQMSEERMEPMLKVLGQLGCGHIHIVYCGLPEKTGDNEQ; encoded by the coding sequence ATGAACAGCAGCATTTTGTCGGGCTCTTGCCCAAACATGAACAACAACAAAACTACGTTCCCAATTCTTGATCAATTCAGTCTGAATGTTCAGGTTACACATAACCCGTTGCAACTTCCACTGGAATCACTATTTTCAATGGCTGCACGAATCAATAAGAAACGTTCATTTTTGTTTGTAAGCAAACTGCTGGGCAAGCACATCCCGGTTAACCCGTATACCTCGCTTCTGAGCGGGGCGGCATTGGCTGTTCTGTTATATGAGCACCTGACTGAGGAGACGGAAGAGACGAAAGTTCAGGTGGCCGAGTGGAAACGTGAGATGGTCAAGGGGCTTATTGATCCCCAGCAAGCCCGGCAAGTGTACAACATGCTGTTGCAAGAAAAGTTGAGTTTACCGGAAATAATTCGTTTTGTTGGTTTTGCGGAGACAGCTACAGCGTTGGGCCACAGCATGTACGAGATGTTTGCTGATCATGCTTCCTACATTCATACCACTCGTGAATATGTGCCAGCGATGCATCCGGATATTCAATTTGAAGAAGAGCATTCCCACGCGATGTCTCATCGTTGTTATGCGTTGGATCATGAAGCCTTTGCAGGAGAGGGCCCGATTGTGCTGGTGGACGATGAGATTACGACGGGCAAAACAACGTTGAATATCATTCGGGATATCCAGGCCAGCTATCCCCGGAAGCAATATGTGATTGCTTCATTGCTGGATTGGCGCACGGAAGCAGACGAGCTCCGTTTTGCCGAGCTGGAAGCTGAGCTGGGAATTACAATTACTCCGTTAAGCCTGTTGAAGGGCCGCATTGAAGTGGCGGGGACTCCGCAGTTGGAAGCAACACAGCAAGATGAGAAGCTGCCCCAACATGCCGTAACGTTTCAGATATCTACTGTTGCCGATGCCTTTGATCAACTTCATGCTACTTCGGAGGATGGCGAAGGTAAACGTAGCACAGCGAGCTACGTCCAGCTTACGGGCAGGTTTGGTATGCAATCCCGGCATAATGGCGTATTACGTCAGGAGATTAGCCGGATTGCAGAACGACTTCAGTCGCAGCGTACGGGAGAACGGACGTTGGTGATGGGAACAGGGGAGTTCATGTATATTCCGATGCGTATTGCCGCCGAGATGGGAGAAGGCGTGTTCTATCAATCCACTACCCGCAGTCCAATCCATACACATCCGGCTCCCGGATATGCTGTTGTTAGTGGTGCTGGATATGCCTCACCTGAAGACGCATCCGTTCGTAACTTTATCTATAACATCGCTCCGGGACAATATGACGAGATTTTTGTTCTGCTGGAGAGACAGATGTCCGAAGAACGAATGGAACCGATGTTGAAGGTACTGGGGCAGTTGGGATGTGGACACATCCATATCGTATATTGCGGCTTGCCAGAGAAGACAGGGGACAACGAGCAATGA
- a CDS encoding HpcH/HpaI aldolase/citrate lyase family protein: protein MKYFNFLSLEEEDTLFFSSPVSFNHRTSKDLLAYAVGAALYMPATRTHIADDIMNGKHEGLTTIIIDLEDAVGDDQVEFAEQCLVQHLTQLMTYMETGMLSQDRMPLLFARVRSPQQLERLMDTLGALVSMLTGLALPKFCVGNGRAYFDQIRKYNQRKPDHVPVLYGMPILETASIIYRETRWETLLDLRNILDENEEYVLNVRIGATDFSSLFGLRRSPELTIYDIATIRDCISDIINLFGRMDKPYVISGPVWEYFSQRERVFKPQLRQTPFEETLGKSGLHLRMKYITNTMDGLMREVMMDKENGIVGKTIIHPSHIKPVQAMYVVTHEEYSDAQDIIARNDGSLGVFKSNYYNKMNEIKPHLSWANRILIRSQIYGVLHEQQHFVGLLPKHEQQQNYVPNS from the coding sequence CTGAAATATTTCAATTTTTTGAGTCTGGAAGAAGAAGATACTTTATTTTTCTCTTCACCCGTCTCGTTCAATCACCGGACTTCCAAAGATTTACTGGCATATGCTGTTGGGGCTGCTTTATATATGCCCGCGACGCGCACTCATATCGCGGACGACATTATGAATGGTAAGCATGAAGGTCTGACGACTATTATTATTGATCTGGAGGACGCTGTGGGTGACGACCAAGTAGAGTTTGCCGAGCAGTGTCTGGTGCAGCATCTAACTCAACTGATGACTTATATGGAGACAGGCATGCTCAGTCAGGATCGAATGCCTCTTCTGTTTGCCCGTGTACGTTCACCACAACAGTTGGAACGTCTGATGGATACGTTGGGAGCACTGGTATCCATGCTGACAGGTTTGGCGTTGCCCAAGTTTTGTGTGGGTAATGGAAGGGCCTATTTTGACCAGATCCGCAAGTATAATCAACGGAAACCGGATCATGTTCCCGTTCTCTATGGAATGCCTATCCTGGAGACTGCTTCTATAATCTATCGGGAAACAAGATGGGAGACCTTGCTGGACCTTCGAAACATCCTCGATGAAAATGAGGAATATGTGCTCAATGTACGCATTGGTGCAACCGATTTCTCCAGCCTGTTTGGACTACGCCGAAGTCCAGAATTGACCATATACGATATCGCCACGATCCGTGACTGCATCTCGGATATCATCAATCTATTCGGTAGGATGGACAAGCCGTACGTGATCTCAGGTCCTGTCTGGGAATATTTTAGCCAGCGGGAGCGCGTGTTCAAACCTCAATTACGACAGACACCATTCGAAGAAACTCTCGGCAAATCCGGGCTGCATCTGAGAATGAAATATATTACGAACACAATGGATGGATTGATGCGTGAAGTCATGATGGACAAGGAAAATGGAATTGTAGGCAAAACGATCATTCATCCTTCTCATATCAAGCCTGTACAAGCGATGTACGTTGTTACACATGAGGAATATTCGGATGCCCAAGACATCATAGCCCGCAATGACGGTAGCCTGGGTGTGTTCAAAAGTAATTACTACAACAAAATGAATGAGATTAAACCCCACTTGAGCTGGGCAAATCGCATTCTAATCCGATCACAAATATATGGGGTGTTACATGAACAGCAGCATTTTGTCGGGCTCTTGCCCAAACATGAACAACAACAAAACTACGTTCCCAATTCTTGA
- a CDS encoding ATP-grasp domain-containing protein → MKKMKIYFNRWFSVTYHYMNAIRDNEDGLEFEIYGTHPDPGHMALQGCDVAEVEPRVTGREYVDFCLDFCRRHQIDVFIPRWNMLDISRHISLFEEIGTRVIVCSDTELLEQLMEKDRFYESVREKGIMEIPDYFTVSNAAQFQQAYEALRARGHDVCFKPCNGEGGMGFRVINNERDPLQELFGYALNSISYEDALRAFSSAPSFQNVMVMEVLEGYEYSIDCLSDSNGKLITAIPRRKERGRLRLLEENEELLAIARNVAEVYRIPYNFNIQMKYRKDTPKLLEINPRMSGGLHMSCLSGVNFPYLAVKSALGHDIGPLHPKFGILGSHIEQPYIIDVQKVSGVHHV, encoded by the coding sequence ATGAAAAAAATGAAGATTTACTTCAACCGTTGGTTCTCTGTAACGTATCATTATATGAATGCAATTCGGGACAATGAGGATGGGTTGGAATTTGAAATATACGGCACGCATCCTGATCCGGGACACATGGCATTACAGGGCTGTGATGTTGCAGAAGTTGAACCGCGTGTAACGGGCCGGGAATATGTAGATTTTTGCCTCGACTTTTGCCGTCGTCATCAGATTGATGTCTTTATTCCGCGCTGGAACATGCTGGACATCAGCAGACATATCTCCCTGTTTGAAGAGATCGGTACACGGGTTATCGTATGCTCGGACACGGAATTGCTGGAACAATTGATGGAAAAAGACCGGTTCTATGAATCGGTACGTGAGAAGGGCATTATGGAGATTCCGGATTATTTCACGGTCAGTAATGCTGCTCAATTCCAGCAAGCCTATGAGGCGTTGCGTGCACGTGGACATGATGTATGCTTCAAACCATGTAATGGTGAGGGCGGCATGGGATTCCGTGTGATCAACAATGAGCGTGATCCGTTGCAGGAGTTGTTCGGATATGCGCTGAACTCGATTTCATATGAAGATGCCCTGCGTGCGTTCTCTTCTGCTCCGTCCTTTCAAAATGTCATGGTGATGGAGGTACTGGAAGGATATGAATACAGCATAGATTGTCTTTCGGATAGCAATGGGAAACTTATAACGGCCATTCCGCGTAGAAAAGAAAGAGGACGTTTGCGTTTGCTCGAAGAAAACGAGGAACTGCTGGCAATTGCCCGTAATGTGGCAGAGGTATATCGGATTCCTTATAATTTTAATATACAGATGAAGTATCGCAAGGATACACCGAAGCTGCTGGAGATCAATCCGCGTATGTCGGGTGGGTTGCACATGTCTTGTCTGTCGGGCGTGAACTTCCCGTATCTGGCGGTTAAGTCTGCACTTGGCCATGATATTGGACCCCTTCATCCGAAGTTTGGCATATTGGGAAGTCATATCGAGCAGCCATATATAATCGACGTTCAGAAGGTAAGCGGAGTACACCACGTCTAG
- a CDS encoding cysteine protease StiP family protein has product MNLTTLELIRQREIPSPERMGSYDASDVVFLLKDISHVDLEKGTGEREQAIQSGVHYSEMLPVEYQPTAEYIELFHQTLEQSAARIARHTAIVAEKIVERRGLNLVLVSLARAGTPVGILIKRYIELKYKVTIPHYSISIIRGKGMDENAILYILQQHGLETAIQFVDGWTGKGAIRKVLKESCDQMERTYGVSLDDDLAVLADPGQCSGTFGTREDYLIPSACLNSTVSGLVSRTVLRDDLIGPADFHGAKWYREWSSADVSTQYVDTIAQHFPQMMDQVETRSDDNATDTSEITWKGWQDIESIQQSFGIANINLIKPGIGETTRVLLRRVPWKILVDRLDNPDLQHIMMLARDRNVPVEVYPGLTYSCCGIIQSLGGGGE; this is encoded by the coding sequence ATGAACTTAACTACACTGGAGCTAATCAGACAACGTGAGATTCCGTCTCCCGAGCGGATGGGCAGTTATGATGCATCGGACGTTGTTTTCCTACTGAAGGATATCAGCCATGTGGATCTGGAAAAGGGAACGGGTGAACGGGAGCAAGCGATCCAATCCGGGGTTCATTATTCGGAGATGCTGCCCGTGGAATACCAGCCCACAGCAGAATACATCGAGCTGTTCCATCAGACACTGGAACAATCCGCTGCAAGAATCGCGCGTCATACCGCTATTGTGGCTGAGAAGATTGTAGAGCGCAGAGGACTGAATCTTGTTCTGGTATCTCTGGCTCGAGCCGGAACGCCTGTGGGCATCCTGATCAAGCGTTATATTGAATTGAAATACAAGGTGACGATTCCGCATTATAGCATTTCGATTATTCGTGGCAAGGGTATGGACGAGAACGCAATTTTATATATTTTACAGCAGCATGGTCTGGAAACTGCCATTCAATTTGTAGACGGTTGGACCGGCAAAGGGGCTATTCGCAAAGTGCTGAAAGAGTCCTGTGATCAAATGGAACGGACTTATGGTGTAAGTCTTGATGATGATCTTGCCGTGTTGGCCGATCCGGGGCAATGTTCAGGCACGTTTGGGACGAGGGAAGATTATCTCATTCCTAGCGCTTGTCTGAATTCCACCGTCTCGGGACTGGTGAGCCGTACAGTACTTCGAGATGATCTGATTGGGCCGGCAGATTTTCACGGAGCCAAATGGTATCGCGAATGGTCCTCTGCGGATGTGTCGACCCAATACGTGGATACTATCGCTCAGCATTTTCCGCAGATGATGGACCAAGTGGAGACTCGCTCGGACGACAATGCTACCGATACTTCGGAAATCACCTGGAAAGGCTGGCAGGATATCGAGTCCATCCAGCAATCCTTTGGTATTGCGAACATCAATCTGATCAAACCGGGAATCGGGGAAACAACCCGAGTTCTGTTGCGCCGGGTCCCCTGGAAAATTCTTGTGGATCGACTGGACAATCCGGATTTACAACATATCATGATGCTCGCCAGAGACAGAAATGTGCCGGTTGAGGTATATCCGGGACTAACCTATTCCTGTTGCGGCATTATTCAATCCCTGGGAGGTGGCGGAGAATGA
- a CDS encoding toxic anion resistance protein yields MATEWAQLKQEDEQRINQEATQLIQKVSQSDPAHLDTLMDDIGKLGVKTQERAGQTLKLLDRPVNELMSGNRAEVSNMILKLRDECESLQQSKNVSFVGKLLRKSPLKNYVYRYQSVRTNIDAIINGLRDGKDNLEESIVNMRQLKRSSIQEIYNLQTKISFGNQLKALFETEIAKPENENRKAHLERGLRKVVTRTQSMTEMIMLYNQAIAATDIINDNNDKLIDSVNNAIDKTANLITVSAMIAMALNDQEKVISAVEATNKTIEDQFKENARLLKTTTEKTNELLSKPAMSLEAVNQAMGDLMSALDLSEQSNRRIIESCNDYTNKMTTLNAKMSDRLGLEGPKAAAIPEKNKPDSSALGSFLD; encoded by the coding sequence ATGGCAACGGAATGGGCTCAGTTGAAGCAGGAAGATGAGCAACGGATTAACCAGGAAGCAACGCAGCTTATTCAGAAAGTGTCCCAAAGTGATCCGGCTCACCTGGATACCTTAATGGATGATATCGGTAAATTGGGTGTGAAAACACAAGAGAGAGCAGGACAGACCCTCAAGTTGCTTGATCGCCCAGTCAATGAACTGATGTCCGGGAATCGGGCAGAGGTATCAAACATGATCCTGAAGCTCCGTGATGAATGCGAGAGTCTGCAGCAGAGTAAAAATGTGAGTTTTGTGGGGAAATTGTTACGCAAGAGCCCGCTGAAAAACTACGTGTACCGGTATCAATCCGTTCGTACGAACATTGATGCGATTATTAACGGGTTGCGGGACGGTAAGGACAACCTGGAAGAAAGCATCGTGAACATGCGTCAGCTGAAACGTTCTTCCATTCAGGAGATCTACAATCTGCAGACCAAAATCTCCTTTGGTAATCAATTGAAAGCATTGTTTGAAACCGAGATCGCCAAGCCTGAGAACGAGAATCGTAAAGCGCATCTGGAGCGTGGATTGCGTAAGGTGGTTACACGTACCCAATCCATGACAGAGATGATTATGCTGTACAACCAGGCGATTGCAGCTACCGACATCATTAATGACAACAATGACAAGCTGATTGATTCAGTGAATAATGCCATTGATAAAACAGCAAATCTGATCACCGTTTCGGCCATGATTGCGATGGCACTTAATGATCAGGAGAAGGTCATCTCTGCTGTGGAAGCGACCAATAAGACAATTGAAGATCAATTCAAGGAAAACGCCAGATTGCTGAAAACAACAACAGAGAAAACGAATGAGTTGTTGTCCAAACCGGCCATGTCTCTTGAAGCGGTCAATCAGGCGATGGGTGATCTGATGTCTGCGCTGGATCTGTCCGAGCAGTCGAATCGCCGTATCATCGAGAGCTGTAATGACTATACCAACAAGATGACAACACTTAACGCCAAAATGAGTGATCGACTGGGTCTGGAAGGGCCGAAAGCTGCTGCCATTCCGGAGAAAAACAAACCGGATTCCAGTGCTTTAGGATCTTTCCTAGATTAG
- a CDS encoding hydrolase, translated as MIYASDLDQTLVYSRRALRIPEDTPGLVPAEWINGKLSAFMSAYALERLQSLPQDIVFMPVTTRTVEQYRRIHIFQTECIPKYAVTSNGGNIIVDGQVDDEWNLHIRSLLRQQAAAPEEILDLFDDVLSPEWVINQRLCDELFYALLIERDKLPMERIADKIRVLETLGWESSIQGRKLYLVPSAVNKRAAVEHIRQRIGDVPVIASGDSLLDRCLLDFAQHAIAPSHGELHVERQRVPEQVPYQFTEQFGAFAADEILDYVHRIHNDQQIQRHHAEIRETV; from the coding sequence ATGATCTACGCAAGTGATCTGGACCAGACGCTGGTGTACTCCCGTCGTGCGCTCCGTATTCCCGAAGATACACCGGGACTTGTTCCCGCAGAGTGGATTAACGGCAAGTTGTCCGCTTTTATGTCAGCATATGCACTGGAGCGATTGCAGTCTTTGCCACAAGACATTGTATTTATGCCTGTGACTACACGTACAGTGGAGCAGTACCGGCGCATTCATATTTTTCAGACGGAATGTATTCCGAAATATGCGGTGACGAGTAATGGGGGAAACATCATTGTTGACGGTCAGGTAGACGATGAATGGAACTTGCATATTCGTTCTTTGCTTCGTCAGCAGGCAGCTGCTCCCGAAGAGATCCTGGATTTATTTGACGATGTACTGAGCCCGGAATGGGTGATTAACCAGCGATTGTGTGATGAGCTGTTCTATGCATTGTTGATCGAACGTGACAAGCTTCCAATGGAGCGTATTGCCGACAAGATTCGGGTGTTAGAGACGCTTGGATGGGAGAGTTCGATTCAGGGTCGGAAGCTCTATCTGGTGCCTTCGGCCGTAAACAAACGAGCTGCAGTGGAGCATATTAGGCAACGCATTGGCGATGTGCCTGTGATTGCTTCGGGCGATTCCTTGCTGGATCGCTGTTTGCTGGACTTTGCGCAGCATGCCATTGCTCCATCTCACGGAGAGTTGCATGTGGAGAGACAGCGTGTGCCTGAGCAAGTACCGTATCAATTTACGGAACAATTTGGTGCATTTGCAGCAGATGAGATTCTCGATTACGTTCACCGTATTCATAACGATCAACAGATCCAGAGACACCATGCCGAGATAAGGGAGACCGTATAA
- a CDS encoding CotH kinase family protein: MSGYSLIRGKDVDRTRLRNFIQQLNTKSRLELFRFLQSRMDTDNYLRWLSEAVLTGNFDRFHQNYTWYEKIKSGMSSPVSNPDWKRPAVHLHRAVHKRL, from the coding sequence TTGTCCGGGTATAGCTTAATTCGGGGTAAGGATGTGGATCGCACAAGGCTGCGTAATTTTATTCAGCAGTTGAACACAAAGTCCAGGCTGGAATTGTTTCGTTTTTTACAATCGAGAATGGATACGGACAATTATTTACGCTGGTTAAGTGAAGCTGTGCTTACAGGGAACTTTGATAGATTTCATCAGAATTACACATGGTATGAGAAAATCAAGAGCGGTATGTCCTCCCCGGTATCGAATCCGGATTGGAAACGGCCTGCCGTCCATCTGCATCGTGCTGTTCACAAACGTCTCTGA
- a CDS encoding TerD family protein, which translates to MAINLSKGQKIDLTKTNPGLTKITVGLGWDTNKYDGGKDFDLDVSVFCANANGKVEGEKNFIFFNNPQNENGSVVHTGDNRTGDGDGDDEQINIDLPNVPANVEKIAFSITIYEATERSQNFGQVSRAYVRIVNEANNEELIRFDLGEDFSIETGVVVGELYRHNGEWKFSAIGSGYQDGLVGLTRDYGLQ; encoded by the coding sequence ATGGCAATTAATCTGTCTAAAGGTCAAAAAATTGATTTGACTAAAACGAACCCAGGATTGACAAAAATCACAGTAGGCTTGGGCTGGGATACCAATAAATACGATGGCGGAAAAGATTTTGACCTGGATGTATCGGTATTCTGTGCCAATGCCAACGGTAAAGTAGAAGGCGAGAAAAACTTCATCTTCTTCAACAATCCACAAAATGAAAATGGTTCTGTAGTTCACACAGGTGACAACCGTACAGGAGATGGCGATGGTGATGATGAGCAGATCAATATCGACCTGCCTAACGTACCCGCTAATGTAGAAAAAATTGCATTCTCCATTACGATCTACGAAGCTACGGAACGTAGCCAGAATTTCGGACAAGTCTCCCGTGCTTATGTGCGAATCGTTAATGAAGCAAACAACGAAGAACTGATTCGTTTCGACCTGGGAGAAGACTTCTCCATTGAAACGGGTGTAGTTGTTGGCGAGTTGTATCGTCATAACGGCGAGTGGAAGTTCAGTGCCATCGGTAGTGGTTACCAGGATGGATTGGTTGGATTGACACGCGATTACGGTTTGCAATAG